A portion of the Ascaphus truei isolate aAscTru1 chromosome 14, aAscTru1.hap1, whole genome shotgun sequence genome contains these proteins:
- the BDH1 gene encoding D-beta-hydroxybutyrate dehydrogenase, mitochondrial, whose amino-acid sequence MLAAQLTVTGSQIPRMTLQLKRNTNHFRLLQIFCSPLLTRNGRRSYASETEQGNKGVLVTGCDSGFGFSLAKHLHAKGFTVFAGCLFKDKGDSGVRELENLKSDRMKTIQLNVVKQEEVDKTVEIIRENLKDPEKGLWGIVNNAGISTFGEVEFTSMETYKEVAEVNLWGTVRVTKACLPLIRRAKGRVVNISSMLGRMANPARSPYCITKFGVEAFSDCLRYEMHPLGVKVSVVEPGNFIAATSLYSPEKIKVIADKMWDELPEVVRNDYGRKYFDEKIDKMHTYCDSGSMDTSPVINDVTHALTAPTPFTRYHPMDYYWWLRMQIMTHMPGAISDQIYIH is encoded by the exons ATGCTGGCCGCACAGCTAACCGTGACAGGGTCCCAGATCCCAAGGATGACTTTGCAACTGAAGAGAAATACTAATCATTTTAG GCTATTGCAGATATTTTGCTCTCCCCTTTTAACCCGAAATGGCAGACGTTCATATGCAAGTGAGACAGAGCAA GGAAACAAAGGTGTGCTGGTCACAGGATGTGACTCAGGATTTGGATTTTCATTAGCTAAACATCTACATGCCAAAGGCTTTACTGTGTTTGCTGGGTGTCTGTTCAAG GACAAGGGAGATAGTGGTGTGAGGGAGCTAGAAAACCTGAAGAGCGACAGAATGAAAACAATACAGCTGAATGTTGTGAAGCAGGAAGAGGTGGACAAAACTGTGGAGATAATACGAGAGAACCTGAAGGATCCTGAGAAGG GTTTATGGGGCATTGTTAATAATGCTGGAATCTCTACCTTTGGAGAGGTAGAATTTACAAGCATGGAAACCTACAAAGAGGTCGCTGAAGTTAATTTGTGGGGTACTGTCCGTGTTACCAAAGCTTGTCTTCCGCTCATTCGCAGGGCCAAAG GTCGTGTTGTGAACATCAGCAGCATGTTGGGCCGTATGGCAAACCCTGCCCGCTCCCCTTACTGCATCACTAAGTTTGGTGTGGAAGCTTTCTCCGACTGCCTGCGCTACGAGATGCACCCGCTGGGTGTAAAGGTAAGCGTGGTGGAACCAGGGAATTTCATTGCTGCCACCAGCCTGTACAGCCCAGAAAAGATCAAAGTCATCGCAGATAAGATGTGGGACGAGCTGCCGGAGGTCGTACGGAACGATTACGGGAGGAAATACTTTGACGAGAAGATCGACAAAATGCACACATACTGCGACAGCGGCTCGATGGACACCTCACCCGTCATCAACGATGTCACCCATGCGCTGACTGCACCTACGCCATTCACCCGATATCACCCCATGGACTACTACTGGTGGCTTCGGATGCAGATCATGACACACATGCCCGGTGCCATCTCTGACCAGATTTACATTCATTAG